Proteins encoded within one genomic window of Gloeobacter kilaueensis JS1:
- a CDS encoding indolepyruvate ferredoxin oxidoreductase subunit alpha, with amino-acid sequence MPHTIVTDVCEGVADCVDACPVSCIDQGPGKNAKGTNWYWIDFSTCIDCGICLQVCPVTGAILPEEKPELQKTPS; translated from the coding sequence ATGCCCCACACGATCGTCACCGATGTTTGCGAAGGGGTTGCAGACTGCGTCGATGCCTGTCCGGTTTCCTGCATCGATCAAGGACCAGGCAAAAACGCCAAGGGTACCAACTGGTACTGGATCGATTTTTCGACCTGCATCGACTGCGGCATCTGCCTGCAGGTCTGCCCGGTCACTGGCGCAATCCTGCCCGAAGAAAAGCCGGAGTTACAAAAAACACCGTCTTGA
- the folB gene encoding dihydroneopterin aldolase produces MADCIRVRGITAYGHSGVFAEERQLGQRFIVDLDLQMDLKEASTSDNLDDTLDYAAAIALVRSIVEQEQFALIEAMAERIACRLRQLDKRLSAVRVEVHKPQPPLAGFTGTVAVEVWR; encoded by the coding sequence ATGGCCGACTGCATCCGCGTGCGCGGCATTACCGCCTACGGCCACAGCGGCGTCTTTGCCGAGGAGCGCCAGTTGGGCCAGCGCTTCATCGTCGATCTCGACTTGCAGATGGATCTTAAAGAGGCCAGTACCAGCGACAACTTAGATGACACCCTCGACTACGCCGCAGCGATCGCCCTGGTGCGCTCGATCGTCGAGCAGGAGCAGTTCGCCTTGATCGAGGCGATGGCCGAGCGGATTGCCTGCCGCCTGCGCCAGCTCGATAAACGGCTCAGCGCCGTGCGCGTCGAGGTCCACAAGCCCCAGCCCCCTCTGGCGGGATTTACAGGCACGGTCGCCGTCGAGGTCTGGCGCTGA
- the rodA gene encoding rod shape-determining protein RodA — translation MELKLPWNSWFSSAQKFLRSFDGWLLLFAVLLLATGVLTIFSTRPEGSEWKAQLATGAVGIGWTLFLSRFGYSWLLRWYWGIYAAACTMLLGVLFVGSSAKGAQRWIELGGIQLQPSEFAKLGVIVTLAALLHRYPIRRFRQIWLVLAVLAVPFLLVFKQPDLGTALVFGAIALGMLYWGGARASWLIVLASPLVAAVLYALSLPVWLGWGLAMALLAWRSLSWGWWSALAVGAANLLAGGLGQMFWHLLKPYQQQRLVVFLDPSGDPLGSGYHILQSEIAIGAGGVLGRGFFQGTQTQLNFIPEQHTDFIFSALGEEWGFVGALVLLGLFLCLFFRLIVIARNASDDFGSLLTVGVFTMLLFQTVINISMTIGLAPVTGIPLPFVTFGRSFLITCFTALGLVESVASHHRNKLVFPS, via the coding sequence ATGGAACTGAAACTGCCCTGGAACAGCTGGTTCAGCTCGGCTCAAAAGTTTCTGCGCAGCTTCGACGGTTGGCTGTTACTGTTCGCGGTGCTGCTTCTGGCGACGGGGGTGCTCACGATCTTCAGCACCCGCCCGGAGGGCAGCGAGTGGAAGGCGCAGCTGGCGACGGGTGCGGTGGGCATCGGCTGGACGCTTTTTTTGTCGCGCTTTGGCTATAGCTGGCTGTTGCGCTGGTACTGGGGGATCTACGCTGCTGCCTGCACCATGCTGCTCGGGGTGCTCTTCGTCGGTAGCTCCGCCAAAGGAGCCCAGCGCTGGATCGAGTTGGGCGGCATCCAGTTGCAGCCCAGCGAGTTTGCCAAGCTCGGGGTGATCGTGACCCTGGCGGCATTGCTCCATCGCTATCCCATTCGCCGCTTCCGCCAGATCTGGCTGGTGCTGGCGGTGCTGGCGGTGCCCTTTTTACTTGTCTTCAAGCAACCGGATCTGGGAACGGCTCTGGTCTTTGGCGCGATTGCCCTGGGGATGCTCTACTGGGGCGGGGCGCGGGCGAGCTGGCTCATCGTCCTCGCCTCGCCGCTGGTTGCCGCCGTTCTCTACGCCCTGTCGCTGCCAGTCTGGCTGGGCTGGGGGTTGGCGATGGCTCTGCTTGCCTGGCGCTCCCTCAGCTGGGGCTGGTGGAGTGCGCTTGCGGTGGGAGCAGCCAATCTGCTCGCAGGCGGCCTCGGCCAGATGTTCTGGCACCTGCTCAAACCCTACCAGCAGCAGCGGCTGGTCGTCTTTCTCGATCCAAGCGGCGATCCGCTCGGCTCCGGCTACCACATCCTCCAGTCGGAGATCGCAATTGGAGCGGGCGGTGTCCTGGGGCGCGGATTTTTTCAGGGCACCCAGACCCAGCTCAACTTTATCCCCGAGCAGCACACCGACTTTATCTTTTCGGCCCTCGGCGAGGAGTGGGGCTTTGTCGGGGCGCTGGTGTTGCTGGGATTATTTTTGTGCTTGTTTTTCCGGCTCATCGTGATCGCCCGCAACGCCTCCGACGACTTTGGTTCGCTGCTTACGGTCGGTGTGTTCACGATGCTTTTGTTCCAGACGGTGATCAACATCAGCATGACGATCGGGCTTGCTCCGGTTACAGGCATTCCGCTGCCCTTTGTCACCTTTGGCCGGTCGTTCTTGATCACCTGTTTTACGGCCCTGGGCTTAGTCGAGTCGGTGGCAAGTCACCACCGCAACAAACTCGTCTTTCCGAGCTAG
- a CDS encoding choice-of-anchor tandem repeat GloVer-containing protein, protein MKSLLLPSKPAQHVRGFCASLSTLMLTGLLLVAGESASIAQTLSISYTFCSQTSGAFCSDGALPYAGLARDGAGNFYGTTSVGGSKNLGTVYKLSAAGQYTLLHSFSTSDGAVPYGGVFIDSSGNLYGTATSGGPKANGVLYKIDGAGNFKVVHVFQGSDGSQPSSVLIRDKVGNFYGTTYSGGAFGLGTIFKLTLKGKLTTLYSFDGPTGANPYAGLLLDSNGNLFGTTTAGGGPGYGTIFKLDPSGVLSVLYAFDGSDGSKPYGGVVRDPKGNLYGTTISGGAGGVGILYKLSLLGKLTPLYTFDGVSGANPYATLIADSTGNLYGTTLRGGVSGLGTAFKFNTSSQSLTTIENFQLQGAYPVAPLLLDAEGNLYGTTLGTSDLPSLGTIFKIAPQ, encoded by the coding sequence ATGAAAAGCCTCCTGCTTCCGTCCAAGCCTGCACAGCACGTCAGAGGGTTCTGTGCCTCGCTCTCGACTCTGATGCTCACTGGCCTGCTGCTGGTTGCCGGGGAGAGCGCCAGTATTGCCCAGACTCTGAGCATTTCCTACACCTTCTGCAGTCAGACCTCGGGCGCGTTCTGCAGCGACGGAGCGCTGCCTTACGCCGGTCTTGCCCGCGACGGGGCGGGTAACTTTTATGGCACGACCAGCGTCGGGGGCAGCAAGAACCTCGGCACTGTCTACAAGCTTTCTGCTGCGGGTCAGTATACGCTTTTGCACTCCTTCAGTACCAGCGACGGTGCCGTTCCCTACGGCGGTGTGTTCATCGATAGCTCGGGCAACCTCTACGGCACGGCCACCAGCGGCGGCCCCAAGGCCAACGGCGTCCTCTACAAGATCGATGGGGCCGGCAATTTTAAGGTCGTCCATGTTTTCCAGGGTTCCGACGGCAGTCAGCCCAGTTCTGTTCTCATCCGCGACAAGGTCGGCAACTTTTATGGCACGACCTACAGCGGCGGAGCCTTTGGCCTCGGGACGATCTTCAAGCTGACGCTCAAGGGCAAGCTGACGACGCTGTATTCTTTTGATGGACCGACTGGAGCCAACCCCTACGCGGGGCTGTTGCTCGACAGCAACGGCAACCTCTTCGGCACCACCACCGCTGGAGGCGGTCCCGGTTACGGCACGATCTTCAAGCTCGATCCAAGCGGAGTGCTCTCGGTGCTCTATGCCTTCGACGGCAGCGACGGGTCCAAACCCTACGGCGGGGTGGTGCGCGATCCGAAGGGCAATCTCTACGGCACGACGATCAGCGGTGGGGCCGGTGGCGTCGGCATCCTCTACAAGCTCTCGCTGCTGGGCAAACTGACGCCCCTCTATACCTTCGACGGTGTGAGCGGAGCCAACCCCTACGCCACCTTGATCGCAGACAGCACTGGCAATCTCTACGGCACTACCCTCAGGGGCGGTGTGAGTGGCCTGGGCACCGCCTTCAAATTCAATACCAGTAGCCAGTCCTTGACGACGATCGAAAATTTTCAGCTGCAGGGCGCTTATCCAGTGGCCCCCCTGCTGCTCGACGCAGAGGGCAACCTCTACGGCACGACCCTGGGCACCTCAGATCTTCCGAGCCTCGGAACA